The following proteins come from a genomic window of Flavobacterium crocinum:
- the tnpA gene encoding IS200/IS605 family transposase, which yields MPQSFTKLWIHVIWATKNRQELIDYSIEKNLYDFIWQELTELGFPIRIINGMPDHVHVLFLQNPQKSITDIVKQIKGSSSHFINRGEFILEKFAWQTGFAAFSVSESQLDVVYNYIKNQKEHHLKKNTQDEFDGFIKRHGLEDK from the coding sequence ATGCCACAATCGTTTACTAAATTATGGATTCACGTTATTTGGGCAACCAAAAATCGTCAGGAATTAATTGATTATTCAATTGAAAAAAATTTGTATGATTTTATTTGGCAGGAGCTAACTGAACTTGGATTTCCCATTAGAATCATTAATGGAATGCCAGATCATGTGCATGTTTTATTTTTACAAAACCCGCAAAAATCAATTACAGATATTGTAAAGCAAATAAAAGGAAGTTCTTCTCATTTTATAAATAGAGGAGAATTTATCCTTGAAAAATTTGCGTGGCAAACTGGCTTTGCGGCCTTTTCTGTTAGTGAATCTCAGTTAGATGTTGTTTACAATTACATTAAAAATCAAAAGGAACATCATCTTAAGAAAAATACGCAAGATGAATTTGATGGATTTATAAAACGACATGGGTTGGAGGACAAATAA